The nucleotide sequence ATAATGGTTACCTCAATAACGACAGCTAGACGGTTGGGAGGAACCGGAAATACTATCAACGGAACTTTTATTgtggaaaaacaataaatacggATTTAAATACGAGAGACACATGGaaggttaaaatgttttgcagacAGGTATTTGTTGTGGTTAAATgaattacattttctgcttaaaAATCTTGCAAATGTCATCCCGTACTGGGATCAAAAAAGTGGGAAGGAGTCTGATCGAGCTAAGCGGGGTTTGCGAGCGAACCTGCTCTGTTCACCGGTTCTTTTTTACGGGAACATTGAGTTTCCATCTATGAACCTTTGCAGTATAGAAACCAGGACCCTACAATCGCATCAAGAAGCAGagatttgtatttcattttaaatatgtattgAACATCTTAAGAGTACAAACATACGTTTGAATATGCAATATAAACATTTACAGaacttgtaaaaaacaaaatcatgggaAAATGTAACCTAGGTCACAAAATTAAGAAAGAATAAAGcattatataaaaaacaacttggggattgaaaacaaaattcGGCAAGGGAAATAGTTTTCACCCAAAGATCAACAGATGTTGACATTGTTTGACATGTAGATGGAGCCCCATAAATTAGAAAAGGTTTTTAATtcaataattcagttcaaagGGTGAAAGTCATGTACAGATTCATCACACACGTTGAATTGTtttgagcatttatttctgttaattttgatgattacttTCAGTGGCAAAAAACATCCGATGCTGTCAGAATCTGTCGCCATATAGCTAAGATAAAATAACGTTCCTTTGTTATTACTGGATGCAATTTGTTGATAATTGCTTCATAGATTTATAAAGGATAATGTGATGAcaactttttaatgttttcatatCTCAATCTAAAAGAAACCATTTTATAAGGTTTATACTTACAATACTCCAATAGACAAGAACCGAATACCCCTCATTTATACTCCCTCTCTAAAGTAAAAGAGGATTCCTTTACGTTTTCAAATTAAGTTTATCGTAGCAAAGAATTTTTACACCAAATATTTAACATAGATTGCAATACCCTTGCTTTCTGTCACTCTATTAAAATAGTAGATCTCATTATTCTTTACAGTCATCCAGCTAAACATTTTGCTAGTTTTCCCTTGTTGGATTTCCCTAATCACACTAATTCCAACCTTAACATATACACAGTATTACTAATAATACTACCACTAATAAATATCACATACAAGGTGGACATAACTGAAATTATTTCCGACCAGAAGGAGCGCTACAGCAGTGGTGCTGTCAGAAATGACGCGCAAAGAATTGTGGGACTTTTAGTTCTCAGTCAGTAACGGTTGACTTGAAAACACTCCGAAGAACAAAGCAAGACCTAAAAAATAGTACTTCAGCGTTAAATTTGACGTGAGTACGAAATCCACAAGCTTTCAATTTGGACAGCTTCTGGTGTGTTTGCACTGAAAAGCACTTTACGTTGGGTCAAAATAAACAGGAAGCTGTTAGCTTTGTGGGACGTGTAGTTCCGTTTGTAGGCCGCCAAGCTTGATAACAACGCAtacaaaagcagaaatatcTGTGAAATAATCCGAAACAAAAGGTGTGCTTTTTAACCTTTGAAGGGAACATGCCAGGGTTCACCTGCTGTGTCCCCGGCTGCTACAACAACTCGCACCGGGACAAGGATCTGCGCTTCTACACGTTCCCCAAGGACCCCGCTCTGAGGGAGCAGTGGCTGCGGAACATCTCCCGGGCCGGGGTCAGCGGCTGCTTCAGCACCTTCCAACCCACTACGGGCCACCGCGTCTGCAGCGTGCATTTCGCTGGCGGAAGGAAGACGTACACCGTCCGGGTACCGTCCCTCTTTCCTCTGCGGGGCGTCAATGAACGCAGGAGTCGGCGGGGCAGAGGGAGGAAGTTGGCCGCCTTCGTCCCTGCCCCCGGGATCGTCGCTACCAGCGTCCTCGGAAACACGGCTGGCGTCGTCGAGGGTACTATCGGTGGAGAGGCTGGCGACGAAAACATCACAGTGGTTCAGATAGGCCACAACGGGGAGTACTTGGGCACCGCGCGGCTTCCAGCCCCGGCAGAGGGCACCTGTAACTGCGTTTCAGAGGATGTGGTGGAGCTTAAAGTCGAAGACTTACCTGCGGACATCGGGGCTAGCCCGCAGCAGCTGTCCGTCCAGTACTTAAGTGTGACCAGCAGCCCGCTGGACCACTCATACTCCCTGACCACCGGCACCACGTCTGCAGAGCTGCTGCGCAAACTGAACGAACAACGGGACATCATCGCGCTAATGGAGGTGAAGATGAAGGAGATGAAGGCGACCATCCGCCAGCTTAGGGTGGCCGAGGCCAAGCTGCAGGAGGAGATCCGTGAGCGGGACCGTCTGCTGTACAGCAACTCAGTGGCTGGGAACGTTCGGAAGAAAAACTGATGAGGCGGCTACAATTACCTGAACACTGACATTTACATAGAACCATATGCACCACCAGACTCGAGAGGAGTGCGAAAACTAATCCTGCCCTTCTTTgtattaaacaaacaaacaaaaacaaaaaaaaagtatcacAGTTTGTATTTAGTCTGCAGTCCTGGTTTTCATATTTCTGATATTAAAAACCGACTGCCTCGTTTATGTAGCAGATAGATTAACCTTATCGCTAATCACATAGGAACTGGACCAGGATAAGCATACACATTTGGTTTCCCCAGCACAGACTCATGAGCTTGCACAGATTCACAAGTTAAGTATATTTATAAGCAGAGTGGACAGAAGTTTGACTCTGCACTGCCTGGTTGCATAAGGATTTTTTCTACTcactgttttggttttgtgtccATGCTTTTCAACTTACAGTAGGAGGCTGACTCAAGAAGCAACTCATGATTTAACATGAAGGGCACcaagatgaagaaaaaacacTACTTCTGACCAGCCTTTTCATCATTTAAATGAGCTCAGTCCTCATCACAGATGCCTTTTGATGTACTTTAAGTTAATTGACTTTTGTTGCttctgaaaatgtttgtgcAAGGCAAGAGTAAGTTTAGGAAATTCCTTAAAACTACAAGGGGCCCTCAACATCTGAAATGTTAATAAAGGAGAATGTGAAACCATTCTTTTTctgtagaaaacatttttactaaagTTATGATTTCCAACGGCTACATATAATGTGTGTCCCAAGCTAGTTTTGTTATTGTTTCTTTTGTCGTACCAGTTTATTGTTACATGGTGGACTAAAAGCTTCCTTATTGCTTCGTTGCTGCATCTCCAAATATCTAGTGTGTTTTATGCACACCGAGTTTGATACATTTCTTAGTTTTGAATTTGGATTGATATGCTCCAATTTCAGTCTGaagtaaattcattttgaaaattttaTGCTGACTCACACAAAATGGTTCTTAAATCTTTTCATTGTGTCCGGTCATTGTCACATTACCCAGGGCTGTAACAAGCTTTCTAACTGCAGATTCAGACAATGAAAgctatctggactgcagagggACTTTTGTTTTGTaggaaagagaaaataaaaatttgcaGTGGCTCCTGTAAACTATATTGAAGTTGGATTTGTTTCAACTGGTTTGACTTTAAGACTTTATTATAAAAGAACAATTAAAGATTTGTGGTGGAGACTGAAAAAAGACCATGTGGGCAACTACCCAGTAAGATCTTACCTGCGTGGGAGAGCAGCTGAAAGAATACGTAATCCTAAAGTGATAGAAGGGAAAATAGCATATTCCATTATTCCAGCTGTCACAATGGCTTTAACACCGGTGTTAGGGTTTCATGCAGGACCCAGCAAATACACATATTTAGACATagtataaaatactttttttttaccaataatAAATAAGATTGAACTTTGTGGTCTTAACTCAGGATTactaaaattatttgtatttgttaaatgccagaataatgatgTACACCTGGACGGTCTTTCTTTACGCAAATTTCCTTCATATTTGGAAGAATTGCGTTTTAAACTGCATGACTTGGACCAAACGTTGTGGGTTTCCTtctacaagcttctcacaatcatttgacagaactggtgtaaccgAGTCAGATTAAAGGCCACCTTGTTTGCACACCTTTTCAGCCCGGCCCTCAGATTTTCTATTGGACTGAGACCACGGCTTTTCGATGGCTGCTTCAAAACACCGTTaatcattgtccatttggaagacccagtTGTGTCCAAGATTTAACTTTCTGTCTGATGTTGAAGTGTTGCTTCCATATTTTCACACACTGTTCTTTACTCATTTATTTTGCAAAGTGCACCACTTTCTcatacagtaaaaacaaaaacaaaaaaaagcatgatgctgccacccccatacTTCACAGTTTAGAGATGTTCTTTTGCAAGTGtccacctttttttttccagtaaatGTGATAACACATTCATCTCTGAGGCACAGAACCCGTCTCAGTCCAGAACAGTGGAACGGcaggaacatttccatgatgTTTATCGATGATATTCAAGGAAGCAGCATGTTTAAGAGGGGCCTTGtaatacatccacaggtgtgtcTCCAATTAACTTAGATGTTGTGAATTAGCCTATGAGAAGTCTGCAAAGCCGTGATATAAACTGAGTTTTCTTAAGTTGTTTCTTAAGGGATAGTAGTCTTCACCCACCTAGTGTTTAGTCAGATTTAACGTGtgagaaaagttttatttttcatgcagTGTATGGAAATTTTTAAACTGTAGGGTTACAAAACATGGACATTTTGGCTTGGTATACAAAATTTCTACTTTAGATAACAAGGTACTTTTTTTCAGGAGGGAATAGTGAAATTCTCCTTTTAACATCTGAAAACACATAACAAGAAAGTTTAGCAAATATTAAAGACATTCCAAGAGATTTGAGCTCAGATCAAGCTAAACACTACGGCttgtaagaaaatgaaacacttGGCCTCTCGGCAAACTTTGTTCCACCTGTCAGCGGTTTCTGGATCATCTCAACCTGTGCTTGGAAAATTAACAAATCATTTgtcaataaacaaaaacaaaacaactataAACGAATGTTGTAAATGAGTGTCTAGATGTACACAGAATGCTATTTAAACTTATTTTCTGCAGCCCATGACGATATGGCTTTCTAAATTTAAAActgctgattttaaacattGAATCTCACATTTTGGGTGCGAAACCTCATGCTTTGCTAAAGAAATTAATAATTTTAGAAACGATAACCAAGAAAATGTCACCTAGTGGCACAGGCATTTCACATACTGGAACTTCCTTTGTTAAAGAATGTAGGAAAAGCAGCTTTTGAATATAAAAATAGGAATTTCTATAGATTATGTTTCATGTTGGTTATATTATcattactatatatatatatatataattactttatatatatatatatatacatatactttCATGATACTtgattgatgttttttttatcatattttataatcatttgctgtttgttttgataAAACCTGACAAGAAAATTGCTGCCATTTAGAACATgtcaaatgtggaaaaaaaaagacaatactGACAGCATTTCAAGCTTCAGCCTATACATTTCCACTATGCAACTCATGTCCTTCCTACTGAACCCAAATCTTGATTCCCTACATTCATACAGTTATTGAAAACCTAATTTTCTGgctttaacaaaaatattaacagtTACTCAAATACAAATTATAAATATCGAGGAATCTAATTAAAATGCTAGTTCTTGATTGTGGAAGTCAACACCTGTAGAAATAATACAAAGGTCAGAAGAACGTTGCTTCTGCAGCACTAAAAACAACATCCTGTATAGTCCATAATCTGAATATTAGCATAAAATCTGCTGAAACACATACACAGAGCTGGGTATGCAGGACACCACAATAATCCAGACACCTGTGGGAATGTTTTGCTTTAGGTTAGCTGttagttttaaacattaaatattgcaTCTTCGTTGAAGGTTTGCTGTTGCtttaataactaaataaacatCTTATCTTTACCTTTAGCTTTGTACTGTCCTGCAACCAACCTTCGTTGCTAAACTCAGGAATAGTCAGTGaagttttaaacaatttaatgaTTCCTGAGGACAAATTGAATGAAGGCTGCATGTTTACTTTACTGATAAGTCATTTAAACCCACAACTGATTTGGTGTTTTTGACTCATCACTCAGTAAAATATCATTTactgggcttttttttttttctttcaaaatttcAAACAGGTGATAAAGGTCATAAattccaagtcattaaaaaggaGAGCTAAATGTTGCAGCATGATTTTTAACCTCTAGATGGCGATGAGATAATTGCGCAGAGTCACACTTTGGCTCACTGACTGTATCTGATGGCAGATTTAATAGTAGCTCTCTAATTATGTTTTAAGTGCTGAAATACTTAGTGTGATACCGTGAAAGCTGGGCTGCAGTGTCACTCCTCCAAGCAAACTTAAATGGGGGAATGTAAACCTTTCGTGACAGTGAGCATGAAACAGAAGGTGGGAGAGATGATGAATAGATAGATGGAGCACACTGGAGATAGTGAGGGTCCAGATCCCTAATCTGATCTGGATTTATCTTTTACTCCCAACAGTGTTGCATAATTCCTTAATCCATCGCTGTCAATCTAACTTACACAACTCTATCTTTATTTTCTGAGGCGGCTGCCATTTACAACTGATGTCTTCATGTTGGGACCAACAACAACTCTTCCTATGAGGTTCTTTTAGTCATTCAGAGAGCTGATGTAGTGAAAGTGAATGCAAATATGATTACATGATTATCAACTGAGATCAGGACTGGTAATCCATGTGACGTAGAGAAATGAGTTTGAGGGATTTGTTCTTGAAAAGTCTACCAGGTGATTGTGAATAGTTTCCTGCTGTGTGTCTGGTGAAAACCTTTTCATcttaatgtgtgtttttataagttattttaaatgtttcttcttgCTACATGTATAACTGCCAATTATCTATTCAGTTATTTTACAGTCATTTCTAAATGGGCTTGCAGATAAACACATGTAAATGATTTATGGCATTTGGGCCCAGATACAAACAGCGATTTGATCTGGAACAGAATCATGAAGCAGCTGTTTTCTCCTGTGGTAAATCAGCTCACAGCCGTTGTAACTGACCCTTGAGATCCAGCAGGCCTGCACTCTGATGGAGTTAACATCTGAGCTCATCCCACACGTTctcctggggaaaaaaaactgaaggacTTGGCTGCCTACAGGACTTCATCAGGATGCTGCAGGTGTGGATGGGCCTTGTCTTGTTGAAAGACTATACCAAGATGCTTCCTCAGGATGGGAAATTACTTTGGCTGGCCAAAAAAGCTCATACACCActagtaaaacattttaattagttcTTATCAATAAGATTGACCCAGGATCATCACGAAAAAAGCCATATTTGACTGGAtaggttttaaacatttgtttgaaaTGAAGCTGAAACAAACCAATTGACACATCTTCAGAGCTGTAAGTGCTAACACAGAAAGTACAAGGTTTATTCTAGCTTGAACTAAGGGACAAAACAATGGACATCAGTGcaaaacctttctgttaaaacaCTCTTCAGGTTTACCACAGGTGTCACAAAATACTTGGACTTCAGGTATCTTAGGGTACTACACAACACATAATAAGAAAAGACTGCTACATTGGTATAAGCATATTTCTTTCAAATGAGCTTAAAGCCTGTGAGATTTGAACAGCCTATGTATGCTATTTGCAAAACGGCTCACTCTtcaacaggaaataaaaaaacacttaaagagTCTGTAGGTGTGCTGTCCTTTGAACTGACTGGCAGGAAAATGTGGCACAAGCACCTATTTGAGTCAGCTATCAGATCTGGCTCAGGTAATTGGACGGCTGTGTGGAGACTCCAATGTTAGCCTCTCTTCATTGGTTCCCTttaatccagaatagaatttgaagatctgattgttccatctATTCCTAACAGAGTACTTCGCTCTCAAACATCAGGTttattggtggtttctagagtttttaaaagtagaatgggaaaCAGATCTTTTAGTCATCAGGCTCCTTTTCTGTGGAAcctgctcccagttttagttagTGAGGctgacaccctgtctacttttaaaactAGGCTCAAAGCTTTCCTTTTTGAGAAAGCCTATATTTAGCGTGAGGTAGGTTATACTTTGCTACATATAGTCTTTGGTTATTAGAAGGCATACAAACCACTTTTTCTCACTCTGCTACTTTCTAATTATGCTTTATCTACATTTATTGCTTTCCTTGAGTTTATGTTCTTTCTGAATTTTTCACTTCATAGAAGTTAGATCTGGATCAGTGTTTAAGTTTATCTGTGACACATTTCTGCATGGGTCTGAgtgtggttctgctggaagtgtCTTTCTGTCAAAAGAGAGACAATCCTTTCCACCATCACCACATGTTTGATCAGTATAATggattgctgcaagtcactgactcaatgcaatcatcTGGGTTTCCTTAGTTAAATAGAAAACCGTTTTACCAAATAGAATAATGAACAGAACATGACAGCATAATTTAATAActagaattaaatatatattaatatatttaattaaaactgaCTGTGTTTTTATATAATTGGATTGAATTAactttatatttatgtatttgaattGTATCTTTTTGTGAAGACTCCTGTTGTGAATTGTTGCTCTAAAAATGCattgaattattattttcaataatcaacaacattttaatttcCATTGAATGAaccataaaataattttaattgctCTGAATTTCTAAATTAGCCTAAATTTGACATGTTGTGATAAGCATTCAGTCAAAACATTTAACCATAATAATTGATGAGGTCATAAACTCCTTATCTTTTGAAGATCCGGAGACAATACTCCATTAGTTTTTGATACTCTCATTCCTTACACAATTAGTTACTGAAATGTATTGATTCAGAGCATCTGCTTCAGAGGCAGTCTTCGATagctaaaaactgttttaaggtGCAAATCAACATTgggttgtttttccttctgagTCAGTGTACAGATGGTACAccctctataccctctacagatgGTTTATAGTTTTCCAGTGAGTGTGAGCCATCTGGGGGGCACAGTGGGGGATTTTAAGGTGGGGAGGATAAAAAGATGGTTTACAAAAACCATCTTAAAtcaatttttgtgttttgaaacTTTATGATTTatgtaattttattaaatgaCAAATTCCCATTTACTTTTTACAGATAATTTTAACACAAACCTACCAAATTAACCTTACATGATGCACATTGATTAGTGTAATACAGCCTATTTATTTGAAATGCacttggacttctgtgctagtcacggattgtccataatgaacaccatgttcaaacattagggtgtccatcagtgcacttggcaccaggacaccctaggcaggaggtcaatgatcgactttgttgtcgcaccatcagaccttcggccgcatgttttggacactcgggtgaagagaggggctgacatgtccactgatcaccacctggtggtgagttggatccgctggaggaggagaaagccggacagacttggcaggcccaagcgcatagtgagggtctgctgggaacatcggcggagccctcggccagggatgtattcaactcccacctccaggagacctttgaccagattccgggggatgttggagacatagagtccgagtggaccatgttctccgcatctattgttgatgctgctgcccgtagctgcggctgtaaggtctgcggtgcctgtcgcagtggcaatcccagaacccggtggtggacattggcagtaagggatgctgtcaagctgaagaaggagtcctattggctgtggttggcttgtgggactcctgaggcggctgatgggtatcgtgaggccaagcgtgccgtggccaagtgtgttccaactacagggggatcacactcctcagtctccctggtaaggcctacgccagggtattggagaggagagtccgtccgatagtcgaacctcggctccGTGGGGTGGCCGGGCAGCCCTatctctcccttagagatagggtgaggagcttggccatccaggaggggctcggagtagagccgctgctcctccacattgagaagtggggtggctcgggcatctatatcggatgcctcctggactccttcctcgggaggtgttccaggcacgtcccaccgggaggaggcccaggggacggcccaggacatgctggagggactatgtctctcggctggcctgggaaccccttgggctccccccggaggagctggaggaggtgtctggagagagggacgtctgggcgtctctgctgagtctgctgcccccgcaacccggtcttggataaagcggaagacgacaagtacgacgagtatgagtacattTTAGTAGAAATAATTAATTGATTAAATTATGTAGattataattaattttaatgcatacatttacaaaatacgagtttttaaataaaatcaaatggaTATTAATGCATAGAATTAACTCTGCCATGAATAATTTCTGTGAGTGAGTTACGACTGTTTATCATCTCCTAACTC is from Girardinichthys multiradiatus isolate DD_20200921_A chromosome 4, DD_fGirMul_XY1, whole genome shotgun sequence and encodes:
- the thap11 gene encoding THAP domain-containing protein 11, translating into MPGFTCCVPGCYNNSHRDKDLRFYTFPKDPALREQWLRNISRAGVSGCFSTFQPTTGHRVCSVHFAGGRKTYTVRVPSLFPLRGVNERRSRRGRGRKLAAFVPAPGIVATSVLGNTAGVVEGTIGGEAGDENITVVQIGHNGEYLGTARLPAPAEGTCNCVSEDVVELKVEDLPADIGASPQQLSVQYLSVTSSPLDHSYSLTTGTTSAELLRKLNEQRDIIALMEVKMKEMKATIRQLRVAEAKLQEEIRERDRLLYSNSVAGNVRKKN